The sequence CTGCGACAACTGCCCGGATGTGACCAACCAGGATCAGGCCGATGCCGATGAAGACGGAATCGGCGATGCCTGTGATGTTTGTCCCAATGATCCCGACAATGATATCGACGAGGATGGTGTTTGCGGCGATATCGATAATTGTCCGTCGACGCCCAATACCGACCAGGCTGATTTTGATGAGGATGAGATCGGCGATGTTTGTGACAACTGCCCGCAGACAACCAATAACGACCAGCAAAACTCAGACAGCGACAGCTATGGCGATGTCTGTGACAACTGCCCCAATTATGCCAATGAAAATCAGCAGAACTCAGACGAGGACAGTTATGGTGATGTCTGTGACAATTGCCCCACAACCACCAATGAGGATCAGCAGAATTCTGATGCCGATGGTTATGGCGACGCCTGCGACAACTGCCCGACCGTAACCAATCCGACCCAGACCAACTCCGATAATGATAGTCACGGCGATGTTTGTGATAACTGCATTTATGACGACAATGAAGACCAGGCCGATGAAGATGCCGATGATATCGGAACGGTCTGCGATAATTGCCCGGAGACCTATAATCCCGAGCAGATTAATTCAGACAATGACAGTCATGGGGATGAATGTGATAATTGTCCCGAAGATGACAACGAAGACCAGGCCGATTCGGATGGTGATGGAATCGGTGATGTCTGTGCCTTTATTTGCGGCGATGTCAATAACAATGGAAATATCAATATTCTGGATATCACCTATTTACTGAATTATATTTATAGAGGTGCCGCCGCGCCACCGTTTATGCAGTCCGCTGATGTCAACGAGGATCATCGTATCAACATTCTTGATGTTACGTATCTTTTGAGTTATATATTCTTAGGCGGTCCCGCGCCGCATTGTCCGACTCTCTGGCCTTAAAAAAAAG is a genomic window of Candidatus Zixiibacteriota bacterium containing:
- a CDS encoding thrombospondin type 3 repeat-containing protein, with the protein product CDNCPDVTNQDQADADEDGIGDACDVCPNDPDNDIDEDGVCGDIDNCPSTPNTDQADFDEDEIGDVCDNCPQTTNNDQQNSDSDSYGDVCDNCPNYANENQQNSDEDSYGDVCDNCPTTTNEDQQNSDADGYGDACDNCPTVTNPTQTNSDNDSHGDVCDNCIYDDNEDQADEDADDIGTVCDNCPETYNPEQINSDNDSHGDECDNCPEDDNEDQADSDGDGIGDVCAFICGDVNNNGNINILDITYLLNYIYRGAAAPPFMQSADVNEDHRINILDVTYLLSYIFLGGPAPHCPTLWP